Proteins encoded together in one Impatiens glandulifera chromosome 1, dImpGla2.1, whole genome shotgun sequence window:
- the LOC124922378 gene encoding estradiol 17-beta-dehydrogenase 1-like, with the protein MVERGRGTILFTGSSASLTGIAGCTELCCGKFALRALSQCLAREFQPYGVHVAHVIIEGVIGLPRYRPCLRIVEEQQQQIIAHEGDGSMDPDGLAKIYWQLHTQERTAWTQEIDLRPANSRLW; encoded by the exons ATGGTGGAGAGAGGCAGAGGGACGATTCTCTTCACCGGTTCTTCGGCCTCCCTCACCGGGATCGCCGGCTGCACGGAATTAT GTTGTGGTAAGTTTGCTTTAAGAGCACTATCACAGTGCCTAGCTAGAGAATTCCAGCCTTATGGTGTACATGTGGCGCATGTTATCATTGAAGGCGTCATTGGTTTACCCAG ATATAGGCCATGTTTGCGAATTGTAgaggaacaacaacaacaaataatTGCCCATGAAGGGGATGGATCGATGGACCCGGATGGCTTGGCTAAGATATATTGGCAATTGCACACTCAGGAGAGAACGGCCTGGACACAAGAAATTGACCTCCGTCCTGCTAACTCCCGTCTATGGTGA
- the LOC124922376 gene encoding uncharacterized protein LOC124922376 isoform X1, protein MEREEREKERESEKSTSITSKRLCLNSPVHDVDEGYLNTDRSAGGAICRRLIEDMRNVAGSASSRGIVAVVGVGPKLGRSIARKFAHEGYTVAILSRDLDKLSSLAEEIAREEKAQVFAIRIDCSDSRSVKEAFEGVLSLGFVEVLVYNAYQPLVTSWRPNSSIDIPIDAFEKSIAVSSVGPF, encoded by the exons ATGGAAAgggaagaaagagagaaagagagagaatcaGAGAAGTCCACATCAATCACTTCCAAACGACTCTGTTTAAATTCCCCTGTACACGATGTTGATGAAGGTTACCTAAACACCGATCGATCCGCCGGAGGAGCAATTTGCCGTCGTTTGATAGAAGATATGCGAAATGTCGCTGGTTCAGCCTCATCTCGAGGCATCGTTGCTGTTGTTGGCGTTGGTCCCAAGCTCGGCCGTTCAATCGCTCGCAAATTCGCTCACGAAGGTTACACCGTCGCCATCCTCTCTCGTGACCTAG ATAAACTATCGTCATTAGCCGAAGAGATAGCGAGGGAGGAGAAAGCGCAGGTGTTCGCAATACGAATCGATTGTTCCGATTCGCGAAGTGTGAAGGAGGCGTTTGAAGGTGTCCTGTCTCTAGGATTCGTGGAAGTTCTTGTTTACAATGCTTACCAACCGCTCGTCACTAGCTGGCGTCCTAACTCCTCAATCGATATTCCAATCGACGCATTCGAGAAATCTATCGCCGTTTCCTCTGTCGGTCCATTCTGA
- the LOC124922376 gene encoding uncharacterized protein LOC124922376 isoform X2: MEREEREKERESEKSTSITSKRLCLNSPVHDVDEGYLNTDRSAGGAICRRLIEDMRNVAGSASSRGIVAVVGVGPKLGRSIARKFAHEDKLSSLAEEIAREEKAQVFAIRIDCSDSRSVKEAFEGVLSLGFVEVLVYNAYQPLVTSWRPNSSIDIPIDAFEKSIAVSSVGPF; encoded by the exons ATGGAAAgggaagaaagagagaaagagagagaatcaGAGAAGTCCACATCAATCACTTCCAAACGACTCTGTTTAAATTCCCCTGTACACGATGTTGATGAAGGTTACCTAAACACCGATCGATCCGCCGGAGGAGCAATTTGCCGTCGTTTGATAGAAGATATGCGAAATGTCGCTGGTTCAGCCTCATCTCGAGGCATCGTTGCTGTTGTTGGCGTTGGTCCCAAGCTCGGCCGTTCAATCGCTCGCAAATTCGCTCACGAAG ATAAACTATCGTCATTAGCCGAAGAGATAGCGAGGGAGGAGAAAGCGCAGGTGTTCGCAATACGAATCGATTGTTCCGATTCGCGAAGTGTGAAGGAGGCGTTTGAAGGTGTCCTGTCTCTAGGATTCGTGGAAGTTCTTGTTTACAATGCTTACCAACCGCTCGTCACTAGCTGGCGTCCTAACTCCTCAATCGATATTCCAATCGACGCATTCGAGAAATCTATCGCCGTTTCCTCTGTCGGTCCATTCTGA